One region of Armigeres subalbatus isolate Guangzhou_Male chromosome 3, GZ_Asu_2, whole genome shotgun sequence genomic DNA includes:
- the LOC134222339 gene encoding uncharacterized protein LOC134222339 produces the protein MRDLSCLDKLVRISQPDMCKDINGNLLTNEREVIQRWRQHYEEHLNGDVADEDGGMVMDLGERAQDIIFPAPDLQEIQEEIGRLKNNKSPGVDQLPGELFKHGGEALARALHWVITKIWEEEVLPQEWMEGDNRISQ, from the exons ATGCGAGATTTGTCGTGCTTGGATAAATTG GTACGAATttcacagcctgatatgtgtaaggacataaacgggaaccttcttacgaacgagcgtgaggtgatccaaaggtggcggcagcactacgaagaacacctgaatggcgatgtggcagacgaagatggcggtatggtgatggacctgggagaacgcgcgcaggacataatcttcccggctccggatctccaggaaatccaggaggagattggccggttgaagaacaacaaatcccctggggttgaccaactaccaggagagctatttaaacacggtggtgaggcactggctagagcgctgcactgggtcattaccaagatttgggaggaggaagttttgccgcaggagtggatggaaggt GATAATAGAATAAGTCAgtag